A genomic window from Sphingobacterium spiritivorum includes:
- the ybeY gene encoding rRNA maturation RNase YbeY, which yields MKNINFFAEDTDFKPKEKQKIRQWIAETIKSEGFKRVGELNFIFSSDAYLLEINKQYLNHDTFTDIVTFDSSEEEDTIAGDIFISIERIQDNAEKFKVAERDELHRVVIHGVLHLCGYHDKKAEDKKRMTEKEDEYLSKRTF from the coding sequence ATGAAGAATATTAATTTCTTTGCAGAGGATACTGATTTCAAACCTAAGGAAAAACAAAAGATCCGCCAGTGGATAGCCGAGACAATCAAGTCTGAAGGCTTTAAACGAGTGGGAGAATTGAATTTTATATTTTCTTCAGATGCCTATCTGCTAGAAATCAATAAACAATACCTGAATCATGATACCTTTACAGATATTGTCACTTTTGATAGTTCAGAGGAGGAAGATACGATTGCCGGAGATATTTTTATCAGTATCGAACGGATTCAGGATAATGCAGAAAAATTTAAAGTGGCAGAGCGGGACGAACTGCATCGTGTGGTGATACATGGAGTATTGCACTTATGTGGTTATCATGATAAGAAAGCGGAAGATAAGAAGCGTATGACTGAGAAGGAGGATGAGTATCTGTCAAAGAGAACTTTTTAA
- the ruvX gene encoding Holliday junction resolvase RuvX has product MRLMAFDYGTKRIGIAVTDPLQIVANALTTVHPNEIFDFLKNYLQTEQVETFVVGKPRQMDGSDSESASHVVGFIRLLKKQFPTIPVAEVDERFTSKMASAVIAQSGMKKGKRQQKGLVDTISATIILQSYMDSRSFL; this is encoded by the coding sequence ATGCGGTTAATGGCATTTGATTACGGGACCAAAAGAATAGGAATTGCAGTGACGGACCCTCTGCAGATTGTGGCAAATGCACTTACAACTGTACATCCTAATGAGATTTTTGACTTTCTGAAGAATTACCTGCAAACAGAACAGGTGGAAACATTTGTGGTAGGCAAACCCAGGCAAATGGATGGCTCAGACTCGGAGTCAGCCTCTCATGTAGTCGGTTTTATCCGTTTACTGAAAAAGCAGTTTCCCACAATTCCGGTTGCTGAAGTGGATGAGCGTTTTACCTCAAAAATGGCTTCTGCTGTGATTGCACAGAGTGGCATGAAAAAAGGAAAACGTCAACAAAAAGGATTGGTAGATACCATATCCGCGACAATAATACTACAGTCGTACATGGATAGCAGAAGTTTTTTATAA
- the def gene encoding peptide deformylase: MKLTFVTVMLWCISVMALGQTYSSTISKFRADQQTALAKEQFGPLRPQDIAHLRYFEPDQQYKVSATVEILFNEPTFRMPTYDGTSNEYKRYALLHFTLKGEKVTLTAYQSAALFQNPAYKDHLFLPFLDQTNGNQTYEGGRYIDFDIKDIKNKSVEIDFNKAYNPYCAYSNGYRCPQPPAENHLQLAVEAGEKKYIGPKNERPVNKNAAKGFTEAEKKKIKAGTASEIMYVLQVTKTNDLAILKATSQDIKYDDPLLELLSQRMYATVNDPDHSGVGIAAPQVGINKNAIWVQRFDKKDTPFEFYVNPKIIWRSKLTRKGAEGCLSIPSRKEDVLRSYAIRLQYVNKTGDIIEENIEGFTAVIFQHEVDHLYGILFTDRLEEQAETPHVSLQDKIEFSIPPKTILP; encoded by the coding sequence ATGAAATTAACATTTGTGACTGTTATGTTATGGTGTATCAGTGTGATGGCATTGGGTCAGACCTACAGTTCTACGATCAGCAAATTCAGAGCAGATCAGCAGACGGCATTGGCGAAAGAACAATTTGGCCCGCTTCGTCCGCAGGATATCGCTCATCTGCGTTATTTTGAACCCGATCAGCAATATAAAGTCAGTGCCACAGTGGAGATCCTGTTTAATGAACCTACTTTTCGTATGCCTACTTACGATGGTACCAGTAATGAGTATAAGAGATATGCATTGCTTCATTTTACACTTAAAGGCGAGAAAGTAACCCTCACGGCTTACCAAAGTGCCGCTTTATTTCAAAATCCTGCCTATAAAGATCATTTATTTTTACCATTTTTAGATCAGACAAATGGTAATCAGACATATGAAGGTGGTCGGTACATAGATTTTGATATTAAAGATATAAAAAACAAGAGTGTAGAAATCGACTTCAATAAAGCTTATAACCCGTATTGTGCCTATAGTAACGGATACAGATGTCCGCAACCTCCGGCTGAAAACCATTTGCAACTGGCGGTGGAAGCGGGTGAAAAAAAATATATTGGACCAAAAAATGAAAGACCTGTGAACAAAAACGCAGCAAAAGGCTTCACAGAAGCTGAGAAAAAGAAAATAAAGGCGGGCACTGCCTCAGAAATCATGTATGTATTACAGGTGACTAAGACTAATGATCTGGCGATCTTAAAGGCTACTTCTCAAGATATAAAGTATGATGATCCTTTATTAGAATTACTATCGCAACGTATGTATGCCACCGTCAATGATCCGGATCATTCGGGCGTAGGGATTGCTGCTCCACAGGTAGGAATTAATAAAAATGCAATCTGGGTGCAGCGATTTGACAAAAAAGATACTCCTTTTGAGTTCTATGTGAATCCTAAAATCATCTGGCGATCCAAGCTCACACGCAAGGGAGCGGAAGGCTGTTTGTCCATTCCGTCCAGAAAAGAAGATGTATTACGCAGCTATGCTATCCGCCTGCAATACGTAAATAAAACCGGTGATATAATCGAAGAAAATATTGAAGGGTTTACGGCTGTGATCTTTCAGCATGAAGTAGATCATCTCTATGGAATATTGTTTACAGACCGACTGGAAGAGCAAGCCGAAACTCCGCATGTCTCTCTGCAGGACAAAATTGAGTTTTCCATTCCTCCGAAAACTATACTCCCTTAA
- a CDS encoding ATP-binding protein → MHIRTFLLTLLMLMCWFTARSQQVLSHMDEKKFLDSMQTVISKTKSDSIKANTYFFISDYWRFKDTLQSREALEKGKQIITKDGKFDNRFRYLEGLYYFYLGQHYYNWNKPLAASAYLKSEKIIGTYSHPKANLLRAACWYNYALMVREQKGDAFVTDILLNKSIPLADKTEDYEKRAHYYAQLGAIMMYSRQFDKSAIYNKKAIELLEKKDPKSPTLLLSYLTGTENYIQLKDFSNAKKLLDKAASLLKIYPESVNASYYYYQAGSYYLYNKNFGEALQNLDKGIEITQRNNQFHLREMLNFRKYEVLVEQKKYSEAKRILTALSKPDNVILQDLSSKKEIYNQMVRINELTNNTGEAFKWLKKYNLFEDSLHNSETNIKINELETKFRTVEKEKQIGALQAAKREAELSSQNSRLTSWSLFITCLLLLVVAGISFLYYRNNKKLLIEKENNHLQQLKDIQLTEKIRYGKALMAGEEIERQRLARDLHDGLGGALVGIKMSLSGKIAESTDQDYVSDLIPVIKQLDNSVSELRHIAHNMMPANLIKFGLEVAIKDLCETIPHEQIKVSYQAYGIRKDIPEQTELYIYRIIQELLNNALKHSEATEILVQCSQEGKIFSIAVEDNGKGFETETLDKAKGMGFTNIRNRVGFLNGHIDIESSTGEGTTVNIEVYV, encoded by the coding sequence ATGCATATCCGTACATTTCTGCTCACTTTACTCATGCTAATGTGCTGGTTTACTGCCCGATCCCAACAGGTACTATCTCATATGGATGAGAAAAAATTTCTGGACAGTATGCAAACCGTTATTTCCAAAACCAAATCGGATAGTATAAAAGCTAATACTTACTTTTTTATATCAGACTACTGGAGATTTAAAGACACTTTACAAAGCAGAGAAGCGCTTGAAAAAGGGAAACAAATAATCACAAAAGACGGAAAATTTGACAACAGATTCAGGTACCTGGAAGGACTCTATTACTTTTATCTGGGTCAGCATTATTACAACTGGAATAAACCTCTGGCAGCCAGCGCCTATTTAAAAAGTGAAAAGATAATAGGTACTTACAGCCATCCGAAAGCAAATCTGCTCCGTGCTGCATGCTGGTATAATTATGCACTTATGGTCAGGGAACAGAAAGGAGATGCCTTCGTTACAGACATCCTGCTCAATAAGTCTATTCCCTTAGCCGATAAAACTGAAGATTATGAAAAGAGGGCACATTATTATGCACAACTCGGAGCTATAATGATGTACAGCAGGCAATTTGATAAATCAGCGATATACAACAAAAAAGCGATTGAACTTCTGGAAAAGAAAGACCCCAAATCTCCGACTTTACTGTTGTCTTATCTAACCGGCACTGAAAATTATATACAGCTCAAAGATTTTTCAAATGCAAAAAAACTGCTGGACAAAGCCGCATCACTGTTAAAGATATATCCAGAATCCGTCAATGCCTCCTACTATTATTATCAGGCCGGTTCCTATTATTTATACAACAAAAATTTTGGTGAGGCACTACAAAATCTGGACAAAGGAATTGAAATCACACAAAGAAACAATCAATTTCACCTAAGGGAAATGTTGAATTTCCGGAAATATGAGGTATTAGTCGAGCAAAAAAAATACTCGGAGGCTAAACGAATATTGACGGCTTTAAGTAAACCCGACAATGTAATCCTTCAGGATCTTTCTTCGAAAAAGGAAATCTATAATCAGATGGTAAGGATCAATGAATTGACAAACAATACAGGAGAAGCCTTCAAATGGTTAAAAAAGTATAATCTCTTTGAAGACAGCCTTCATAACAGTGAGACAAATATTAAGATAAACGAACTGGAGACAAAGTTCAGAACTGTAGAGAAAGAGAAGCAGATCGGAGCACTTCAAGCTGCAAAGCGGGAAGCAGAGCTTTCCTCCCAGAACAGCCGGTTGACCAGCTGGTCGCTCTTCATTACTTGCCTGCTCTTATTAGTCGTGGCCGGTATTTCTTTTCTCTACTACAGAAACAATAAAAAACTACTGATCGAAAAAGAGAACAATCATCTTCAGCAGCTTAAAGATATTCAGCTTACAGAAAAAATCCGTTATGGGAAAGCACTCATGGCCGGAGAGGAAATAGAGCGACAGCGACTGGCAAGAGACCTGCACGATGGATTAGGCGGAGCTTTGGTTGGTATAAAAATGAGTTTGTCCGGAAAAATAGCCGAAAGTACAGATCAGGATTATGTATCAGATCTTATTCCCGTGATTAAGCAACTCGACAATTCCGTCTCCGAACTACGGCATATAGCACACAATATGATGCCTGCCAATCTGATTAAATTCGGACTTGAAGTCGCTATCAAAGATCTCTGTGAAACCATACCTCATGAACAGATAAAAGTTTCGTATCAGGCCTACGGTATTCGTAAAGATATCCCCGAACAGACGGAGCTTTATATCTACCGCATTATACAGGAACTGCTGAATAATGCCCTTAAACATTCAGAAGCTACAGAAATACTGGTACAGTGCAGTCAGGAAGGTAAAATATTCTCTATTGCCGTGGAAGATAATGGAAAAGGATTTGAAACCGAAACTTTGGATAAAGCCAAAGGTATGGGATTTACTAATATTAGAAACAGAGTGGGGTTCTTGAATGGTCATATCGACATAGAGTCTTCTACAGGAGAAGGAACCACCGTAAATATTGAAGTATATGTTTGA
- a CDS encoding response regulator transcription factor has protein sequence MFEKTIKIAIVDDHLIVLEGLSRLIESNPEYTIAGTFTHGYDFLTFVKTEPVDIVLLDISLPDISGIDLCLQIKKVAPDAAIIAISNHIERSIILQMLQNGAVGYLLKNVDLHELKNALNEALSGKVTFSSDVKEIIARPHLHDLIELPKLTKREKEILQHIALGKTTTTIADELFLSPLTIETHRKRMMSKFKAKNMAALIKTAMEHNLI, from the coding sequence ATGTTTGAAAAAACAATTAAGATAGCAATAGTCGATGATCATCTCATCGTTTTAGAAGGTCTGAGCAGATTAATTGAAAGCAACCCGGAATATACAATTGCTGGTACTTTCACACATGGTTATGATTTTCTGACTTTCGTCAAAACAGAGCCTGTGGATATTGTACTCTTAGATATAAGCCTGCCTGATATCAGCGGGATAGATTTATGCCTTCAAATCAAAAAGGTAGCACCGGATGCTGCAATAATTGCCATCAGCAACCATATTGAAAGGAGTATCATCCTTCAGATGCTCCAAAACGGAGCTGTAGGTTACCTTCTCAAAAATGTTGATCTGCATGAACTGAAAAATGCGCTTAATGAAGCACTCAGCGGAAAAGTAACATTCAGCTCTGATGTCAAGGAGATCATAGCACGGCCTCATCTGCATGACCTGATCGAACTTCCAAAGCTCACAAAACGAGAAAAAGAAATTTTACAACACATTGCACTGGGAAAAACAACGACCACAATAGCTGATGAATTGTTTCTGAGTCCGCTGACGATCGAAACTCATCGTAAGAGGATGATGAGCAAATTTAAAGCAAAGAATATGGCTGCGCTGATTAAGACCGCTATGGAGCACAACCTGATTTAA
- a CDS encoding glutaminyl-peptide cyclotransferase, with the protein MKKIIGVFAVGAMLLSSCFTKKGKLEFVSPESGKVVILGQKVNLKLNFASATLDSVVYSVDGNIIGRKQDTSSLVVDSQTIGLGNKNLTAKVYAEGKEDMAYSNVLIVPESAKQYGFEIINTFPHDTSAFTQGLEFADGIFYESTGRYGLSSLRKVEVNTGKVLKKLDLDSKYFGEGMTIFGNKIVLLTWENNMGLVFDKATFNQTGTFNYENSKEGWGLTNDGQRLIKSDGSNKLYFLNAETYKEEGSIGVYDENGAVEQLNELEYIDGKVYANVYQKDIIVIIDPKTGAVTGQINLVGMYTNPQRQSFDNELNGIAYDKAGKRLFLTGKKWNQLFEVKLVER; encoded by the coding sequence ATGAAGAAAATTATTGGCGTTTTTGCCGTTGGAGCAATGCTGCTCAGCAGTTGTTTTACAAAAAAAGGAAAACTGGAGTTTGTATCTCCCGAATCCGGGAAAGTAGTTATTCTGGGACAGAAAGTGAATCTGAAGCTTAATTTTGCTTCTGCAACTTTGGATTCTGTAGTCTATTCTGTGGATGGAAATATAATTGGCCGCAAGCAGGATACGAGCAGCTTAGTTGTGGACTCTCAGACAATCGGATTAGGGAACAAAAATCTGACAGCAAAGGTATACGCAGAAGGGAAAGAAGATATGGCTTATTCCAATGTCCTGATTGTTCCGGAATCTGCGAAACAGTATGGATTTGAAATTATTAATACATTCCCTCATGATACCTCGGCCTTTACTCAGGGACTAGAATTTGCGGATGGAATTTTTTATGAGTCTACAGGCCGCTATGGTCTTTCATCCTTAAGAAAAGTAGAAGTCAATACAGGTAAAGTATTGAAAAAACTGGATCTGGATTCTAAATACTTTGGTGAAGGGATGACGATATTCGGCAATAAAATAGTGTTGCTGACCTGGGAAAATAATATGGGTCTTGTATTTGATAAAGCTACATTCAATCAGACCGGAACTTTCAATTATGAAAACAGTAAGGAAGGCTGGGGACTCACAAACGATGGTCAGCGCCTGATCAAATCTGACGGAAGTAATAAATTGTATTTCCTGAATGCAGAGACCTACAAGGAAGAAGGATCAATCGGTGTATACGATGAGAACGGTGCCGTAGAGCAACTGAATGAACTGGAATATATAGATGGAAAGGTATATGCGAATGTCTATCAAAAAGACATAATCGTTATTATAGATCCAAAAACCGGGGCTGTGACAGGACAAATAAATCTGGTAGGTATGTATACCAACCCTCAGCGTCAATCCTTTGATAACGAATTAAATGGTATCGCTTATGATAAAGCTGGAAAACGTCTTTTCTTAACGGGTAAAAAATGGAATCAGCTATTTGAAGTAAAATTAGTGGAAAGGTAG
- a CDS encoding YraN family protein gives MAQHLEQGKKGEQMALSHLTALGYQILALNWRTGKLEVDILAYDGDILVFVEVKTRSSNAHGEPADFVDIQKQRKLIRAARACIEERGHQGDIRFDIVSVYLGEPAYIHLIKDAFWSE, from the coding sequence ATGGCACAGCATCTGGAACAAGGAAAAAAGGGGGAGCAAATGGCTTTATCTCATCTGACTGCCTTGGGATACCAGATTTTAGCTCTGAACTGGAGAACAGGAAAACTGGAAGTCGATATATTGGCTTATGATGGTGATATTCTTGTTTTTGTAGAAGTTAAGACCCGATCTTCAAATGCTCATGGAGAGCCTGCGGATTTTGTCGATATACAGAAACAACGAAAATTGATTCGTGCAGCCCGGGCTTGTATAGAAGAGCGCGGACATCAGGGAGATATACGTTTTGATATTGTGTCTGTTTATCTGGGTGAGCCAGCTTATATCCATTTGATTAAGGATGCATTCTGGAGTGAATAA